The following are encoded together in the Acidimicrobiales bacterium genome:
- a CDS encoding AAA family ATPase has translation MSILDTLRQTAILNGTDPDEDETIKLLSGLRDGTWLDAQEFPPLRWHLPGIIPEGSNLLVGPPKVGKSWFVLALALAVASGGRMLGETVESRPVLYLALEDGDRRLQDRCRTLLEGEAIPEGFTYLTRIEPGSVLATIDAWLDCHPDTSPLVILDTLGKVMPPALMGESSYGRDYRVGSALKRLVDHHPGSALLVNHHDRKAQSEDFVERVSGTNGLAGAADTIIVLARDRHADEGTIAVTGRDVGEGEYAVRFDGTTGTWSTQGRTLADAAARAAQQRAASGIGDRSAEIVTYVAEHPDGVRAREVATTFEMGDKAAGTYLGRLADAGRIQRASRGLYTPVGSVELLETKVLDFPQLNTSNTPTGGPDAS, from the coding sequence GTGAGCATCCTCGACACCCTCCGCCAGACCGCGATCCTCAACGGCACCGACCCCGACGAGGACGAGACCATCAAGCTGTTGTCCGGGCTCCGTGACGGTACCTGGCTCGACGCCCAGGAGTTCCCACCACTGCGGTGGCACCTTCCCGGCATCATCCCCGAAGGCTCCAACCTGCTGGTAGGACCCCCGAAGGTCGGCAAGTCCTGGTTCGTGCTCGCCCTGGCACTCGCGGTCGCCTCGGGCGGCCGGATGCTGGGCGAGACCGTCGAGTCGCGCCCGGTGCTGTACCTCGCGCTCGAGGACGGCGACCGCCGTCTACAGGACCGCTGTCGGACCCTGCTCGAAGGCGAGGCCATCCCCGAGGGGTTCACCTACTTGACCCGCATCGAACCGGGATCGGTGCTCGCCACGATTGATGCGTGGCTCGACTGCCACCCCGACACCTCGCCGCTGGTCATCTTGGACACGTTGGGCAAGGTCATGCCTCCGGCGCTCATGGGCGAATCGAGCTACGGCCGCGACTATCGGGTCGGGTCCGCGCTCAAACGCCTGGTCGACCATCACCCCGGCTCCGCGCTGCTGGTGAACCACCACGACCGCAAAGCGCAGTCCGAGGACTTCGTCGAGCGAGTGTCGGGCACCAACGGGCTGGCCGGTGCTGCGGACACGATCATCGTCCTGGCCCGTGACCGTCACGCCGATGAGGGGACCATCGCGGTCACCGGCCGAGACGTGGGCGAAGGTGAGTACGCGGTCCGCTTCGACGGCACTACCGGCACCTGGTCGACCCAAGGCCGCACCCTGGCCGATGCTGCGGCCCGAGCTGCACAGCAACGTGCCGCCTCGGGGATCGGTGACCGCTCCGCTGAGATCGTCACCTATGTGGCCGAACACCCCGACGGTGTGCGGGCCCGCGAGGTGGCCACCACCTTCGAGATGGGCGACAAGGCAGCGGGAACCTACCTGGGCCGACTGGCCGACGCCGGGCGCATCCAACGGGCGAGCCGGGGCCTCTATACCCCTGTTGGAAGTGTTGAGTTGTTGGAAACGAAGGTCCTCGACTTTCCACAACTCAACACTTCCAACACCCCCACTGGGGGTCCCGATGCCTCGTGA
- a CDS encoding tyrosine-type recombinase/integrase, translated as MATYKLPADQSPGSIGRLAASFVLALEAERKSPRTVDGYTSSLRLFDRFCRDHDHPTIVAEVTRDSIRAFMADQLARNKPSTAQTRYKGLRVFFGWLVAEGELDADPMANIKPPAIPEEPVPILTDDDLDRLLKACAGDTFDARRDTAIVMMLLDTGMRRGELANLAVADIDWENRVAVVMGKGSRPRACPFGAKCAKALDRYLRHRDRHPYTESPRLWLGTRGPLTDQGVRLILERRGRQAGIDGLHAHQFRHTFAHRWLEAGGNEGDLMRLTGWRARQMLARYGASGADSRARDAHRRLSPGDRL; from the coding sequence ATGGCCACCTACAAGCTCCCCGCCGACCAGTCGCCCGGCTCCATCGGACGCCTCGCCGCCTCGTTCGTGCTCGCCCTCGAAGCCGAACGCAAGAGCCCCCGCACCGTGGACGGCTACACCTCGTCGCTGCGCCTGTTCGACCGGTTCTGCCGCGACCACGACCATCCCACCATCGTGGCCGAGGTGACCCGCGACTCGATCCGAGCGTTCATGGCCGACCAGTTGGCCCGCAACAAGCCATCGACAGCACAGACCCGCTACAAGGGCCTGCGGGTGTTCTTCGGGTGGCTCGTCGCCGAGGGTGAGCTCGACGCCGACCCGATGGCCAACATCAAGCCCCCGGCCATTCCCGAAGAACCGGTCCCGATCCTCACCGACGACGACCTCGACCGGTTGTTGAAGGCGTGCGCCGGTGACACCTTCGACGCTCGTCGCGACACCGCCATCGTGATGATGCTGCTCGACACCGGCATGCGTCGCGGCGAGCTGGCCAACCTGGCGGTGGCCGACATCGACTGGGAGAACCGCGTCGCGGTGGTCATGGGCAAGGGGTCGAGGCCCCGAGCGTGCCCGTTCGGCGCGAAGTGCGCCAAGGCCCTCGACCGGTACCTGCGCCACCGAGACCGCCACCCCTACACCGAGTCGCCCCGGCTGTGGCTCGGCACCCGCGGGCCACTCACCGACCAAGGGGTTCGCCTCATACTCGAACGACGGGGGCGACAGGCCGGGATCGACGGGCTCCACGCTCACCAGTTCCGCCACACCTTCGCCCATCGCTGGCTCGAAGCCGGTGGCAACGAAGGTGACCTCATGCGCCTCACCGGTTGGCGTGCCCGGCAGATGCTCGCTCGCTACGGCGCCTCGGGTGCGGACTCGCGGGCCCGCGACGCCCACCGGCGTCTGTCACCGGGGGACCGGCTGTGA
- a CDS encoding diguanylate cyclase, whose amino-acid sequence MSDEELGDEVERLRALVAAIPDPIYRITADGTFISVERPDDHPSAMPQDSIPGRSVRTAMPAAQAEVVMAGIQEALATGRLCTVEYDLVLDGEQRWWEARIVPTGGEVLGIVREVTERRRGEAETLRAARSDALTGLANRAAFTAELEHAIARSRRSGRALAVFYCDLDRFKEVNDRHGHATGDIVLAEVADRVRRALRDIDLAARLGGDELAVLVEEFDSAHALEAVGLRVVDSVSQPYVVDGAEHLIGMSIGIAVLPDDADTAGALLEIADAAMYRAKARGGSQLAFGGRLD is encoded by the coding sequence GTGAGCGACGAGGAGCTGGGCGACGAGGTCGAACGGCTCCGCGCCCTCGTCGCGGCGATCCCCGATCCCATCTACCGGATCACCGCCGACGGCACCTTCATCAGCGTCGAACGGCCCGACGACCATCCCAGCGCCATGCCCCAGGATTCGATCCCGGGCCGTTCGGTGCGCACCGCGATGCCCGCAGCCCAAGCCGAGGTGGTGATGGCCGGCATCCAGGAGGCGCTCGCCACGGGGAGGCTCTGCACCGTCGAGTACGACCTGGTCCTCGACGGCGAGCAGCGCTGGTGGGAGGCCAGGATCGTCCCCACCGGTGGCGAGGTGCTGGGCATCGTCCGCGAGGTCACCGAGCGCCGCCGTGGTGAGGCCGAGACCCTTCGAGCGGCCCGCAGCGACGCGCTGACCGGGCTCGCCAACCGGGCGGCGTTCACCGCAGAGCTCGAGCACGCGATCGCCCGCTCACGCCGTTCGGGACGTGCTCTGGCGGTCTTCTACTGCGACCTCGACCGGTTCAAGGAGGTCAACGACCGGCACGGACACGCGACCGGCGACATCGTCCTCGCGGAGGTGGCCGACCGGGTACGTAGGGCGCTCCGCGACATCGATCTGGCGGCCCGTCTCGGTGGTGACGAGCTCGCGGTGCTGGTCGAGGAGTTCGACTCGGCCCACGCGCTCGAGGCCGTCGGGCTGCGCGTGGTCGACTCGGTGTCCCAGCCCTATGTGGTCGACGGCGCCGAGCACCTCATCGGGATGAGCATCGGCATCGCCGTCCTCCCCGACGATGCCGACACCGCCGGTGCACTCCTCGAGATCGCCGATGCCGCCATGTACCGAGCCAAGGCGCGGGGAGGGTCGCAGCTGGCGTTCGGCGGTCGCCTCGACTGA
- a CDS encoding WhiB family transcriptional regulator, translated as MGRRPRRRSRRCRSVGRAAGPFPRWHADAACRGEGPSRWFPELGQQGTDAKAVCARCPVRSECRQAGQDEPHGIWAGESPRERRRARRNAQGAASTRSDPRP; from the coding sequence CTGGGACGGCGACCCCGACGCCGCTCCCGACGGTGCCGATCTGTTGGTCGAGCTGCTGGGCCGTTCCCGCGGTGGCACGCCGACGCTGCGTGCCGTGGCGAGGGCCCGAGCCGATGGTTCCCCGAGCTGGGGCAACAGGGCACCGACGCCAAGGCCGTCTGCGCCCGGTGCCCGGTGCGGTCTGAGTGCCGCCAGGCGGGCCAGGACGAGCCCCACGGCATCTGGGCGGGTGAGTCACCACGGGAGCGCAGGCGGGCTCGCAGGAACGCTCAGGGCGCCGCATCGACGCGAAGCGACCCCCGACCGTGA
- a CDS encoding inositol monophosphatase — translation MRPPADASIPELLDEVAGLVQISLARLDAWGLAGTAPGQHHSDVEADQVAVRRLVDAGVGVLSEESGLHHPGRDVVVVLDPLDGSTNAAHGVPWYATSLCAVDADGPLAAVVVDLAHDRWYRAQRGGGATLDGGSIAPGVATSLDDAFVGLSGLPPRHLGWRQFRALGAAALDLCAVADGTLDAFVDCSVDAHGSWDYLGALLVCEEAGVAVRDAHGRSLVVLAHDARRTPVAACTTELLDEVVAARGGF, via the coding sequence ATGCGGCCCCCCGCGGATGCATCGATCCCCGAGCTGCTGGACGAGGTTGCCGGCCTCGTCCAGATATCGCTCGCAAGGCTGGACGCATGGGGGTTGGCGGGGACCGCGCCCGGCCAGCACCACAGCGATGTCGAGGCGGACCAGGTGGCGGTGCGGAGGTTGGTCGACGCCGGTGTCGGGGTGCTCAGCGAGGAGAGCGGTCTGCACCATCCGGGGCGGGACGTCGTCGTGGTCCTCGATCCCCTCGATGGTTCGACCAACGCCGCCCATGGGGTCCCGTGGTACGCGACCAGTCTCTGCGCGGTCGACGCCGACGGGCCGTTGGCGGCGGTGGTGGTCGACCTGGCGCACGACCGGTGGTACCGGGCCCAGCGCGGCGGGGGAGCGACGCTCGACGGCGGCTCCATCGCCCCCGGCGTCGCCACCTCCCTCGACGATGCCTTCGTCGGACTGTCGGGCCTGCCGCCTCGGCACCTGGGATGGCGCCAGTTCCGGGCTCTGGGTGCGGCGGCGCTCGACCTGTGTGCGGTCGCCGACGGCACGCTCGACGCCTTCGTGGACTGCAGCGTCGATGCGCACGGATCCTGGGACTACCTCGGGGCACTGCTGGTGTGCGAGGAGGCCGGGGTCGCGGTGCGCGATGCGCATGGACGGTCACTCGTGGTGCTCGCCCACGACGCCCGCCGAACCCCGGTCGCCGCCTGCACGACCGAGCTGCTCGACGAGGTGGTCGCGGCCCGCGGCGGGTTCTGA
- a CDS encoding NUDIX hydrolase, whose product MIAAVHRLLLGVFGWLPRRVRRRIVGTLTPSYTVGAICVIERADGRIALIQHRYRNRWGLPGGLLARREDARDAARREVREEIGIDVDLEGEAQVVVEPVVRRVDVVFRARPVDDEPLVSPTSPEIVAVEWFEPDALPDLQDETAVALATIERALRHHD is encoded by the coding sequence GTGATCGCTGCGGTGCATCGGCTCCTGCTCGGGGTGTTCGGATGGCTTCCACGTCGTGTTCGCCGCCGGATCGTGGGCACCCTGACGCCCTCCTACACGGTCGGGGCCATCTGTGTCATCGAACGGGCCGACGGCCGCATCGCGCTCATCCAGCACCGGTACCGGAACCGGTGGGGCCTTCCGGGTGGCCTGCTGGCCCGTCGGGAGGATGCTCGTGACGCCGCCCGACGAGAGGTGCGCGAGGAGATCGGCATCGACGTCGACCTGGAGGGCGAGGCCCAGGTCGTGGTCGAACCTGTTGTGCGCCGGGTCGATGTGGTGTTCAGGGCCCGCCCGGTCGACGACGAGCCGCTGGTGTCGCCCACGAGTCCCGAGATCGTCGCTGTCGAGTGGTTCGAGCCCGATGCGCTCCCCGATCTGCAGGACGAGACGGCGGTCGCCCTGGCCACCATCGAGAGGGCGTTGCGGCACCATGACTAG